The Marinobacter bohaiensis genome segment GGTTGGCGCGATAGCCCCAGGCCGACATCCAGGCGGCGTACTCGCTCTCATCCAGCAGTTGCTTGTAGGTAGCGTAATCCACCTGCCAGTGGGTACCGGAGTACAGGAAGTCATCAGCGGTGACGGCCTCGTCAGGCACCTGGTCCACCATCTCGTGGACGGCCTTCTGCAGCTCCGGCGAGAACTGCTCAACCAGCAGCTCGGAAATGAATACCTTGGGGGCGGTCGGGTCTTCGTGCTCGAAGTGCCTGGCGTAGAGTTTCTTGGCCTCGAAGTGGTACTCGCCACCTTCCGTGTAGCCCAGGGCCAGGAAATGCGCGGCCAGTTTGTCCAGGTTTACCCTGTCCAGGTTGAATGTGCGCAGGGCGATGTGGTCGTTGACGATCTCGCTGCCCTGGGTACCGCCGAGGATGCGATGGATTTCCTCCGCTTTCGGGGTCACTTCGCGGTAGTTGTTCCACAGATTCTCGAAAAGGGTATCGCGGTCAGAGTGCATACTTGAGCTCCTGTTGCTGTTGGGACTGCGAAGTGGTGGTCGCGCTGTCGGTACTGGGCAGGCCGCGGTTGGCAGCCACCGCCATCGGGATGAAACGCGCGTTGCCACCATCGCGCAGCCCCAGGGATTCGGCGAGTGCTGACGGTAGTTGTAGCAGGTTATGCTGTGGCAGGTAGCTGGCCTGGTCGGTCACGGTGGCGCGGAAGCTCCGCACGTCGGCGTTGGCAATGAGGAACGCCTGACTGCTTTGATCCGCCCGGGGCTTGAAGGCGGAGG includes the following:
- a CDS encoding DUF1338 domain-containing protein, whose product is MHSDRDTLFENLWNNYREVTPKAEEIHRILGGTQGSEIVNDHIALRTFNLDRVNLDKLAAHFLALGYTEGGEYHFEAKKLYARHFEHEDPTAPKVFISELLVEQFSPELQKAVHEMVDQVPDEAVTADDFLYSGTHWQVDYATYKQLLDESEYAAWMSAWGYRANHFTVSVNQLKQFRTLEEVNQLLKDEGYTLNSSGGEIKGSPEELLEQSSTMADRVEVSFRDQKATIPSCFYEFALRYPKPDGQLYSGFVAASADKIFESTDAGM